One region of Alcanivorax sediminis genomic DNA includes:
- a CDS encoding oxygenase MpaB family protein, whose protein sequence is MSKAQTSKSAQHPRSQGSQPTANRNVPHRVRPFEVTQKLPRLQRLAFGKALAPSRERYDQLVDALWQGDPPMDCLLDWMMAEDSRNRKAMYELALKEGINKVENAPTELKTFFAMVDQEPVWLDRELLEQGVSVVQSLGEFGLYIMRDQALMVGYLLSGFNHALVATGALNKGASQRTGETLKWWMDCTEHGGMERFGEGFINTLHVRWVHGMVRRHLQSRKEWDSNEWGIPANQTDMIATYLAFGSVLLLGVRLGGVIITPRESRAVMHLWKYAGWLMGVEEQWLVDSELEGFRLLRHTQATQSRPDWTSKELGQALSKEPFERVYPWKNKFPRLHKLYLKYEYHSHLSLTRLFLSREQMNALGLPDWVLPWYPAMTTPMRVARELYTRLGPVDRKKLERKGRKQQRYRMQAVFGERAHGIIKPDKNHPAHL, encoded by the coding sequence ATCCGCACAGCATCCACGCTCACAAGGAAGTCAGCCCACCGCCAACAGGAATGTGCCTCACCGTGTGAGGCCCTTTGAGGTCACCCAAAAGCTGCCTCGTCTGCAGCGCCTTGCGTTTGGTAAGGCACTGGCGCCATCCCGCGAGCGCTACGACCAGCTGGTGGACGCTCTCTGGCAAGGCGATCCGCCCATGGATTGCTTGCTCGACTGGATGATGGCGGAGGACTCACGCAACCGGAAGGCTATGTATGAGCTGGCTCTCAAGGAAGGTATCAATAAGGTAGAGAACGCTCCCACTGAGCTGAAAACATTCTTTGCCATGGTTGATCAGGAACCCGTTTGGCTGGACAGGGAACTGCTTGAGCAAGGAGTCAGCGTGGTGCAGAGTCTGGGCGAGTTCGGCCTGTACATTATGCGCGATCAGGCGCTGATGGTCGGTTACCTGCTGAGTGGCTTCAACCACGCCCTGGTAGCCACTGGCGCGCTGAACAAAGGCGCCTCCCAACGCACCGGGGAAACGCTGAAATGGTGGATGGACTGCACTGAGCACGGCGGCATGGAGCGCTTTGGTGAAGGGTTTATCAATACCCTCCATGTGCGCTGGGTACATGGCATGGTTCGTCGCCACCTGCAATCGCGCAAGGAGTGGGACAGCAATGAATGGGGCATCCCCGCCAACCAGACTGACATGATTGCCACCTATCTCGCCTTCGGTTCAGTGCTACTGCTGGGAGTGAGGCTGGGCGGCGTCATCATTACTCCCCGGGAATCCCGGGCGGTGATGCACCTGTGGAAATATGCCGGCTGGTTGATGGGTGTGGAGGAACAATGGCTGGTGGATTCAGAACTGGAAGGATTTCGGTTATTGCGCCACACCCAAGCCACCCAATCACGGCCGGACTGGACCAGCAAAGAGCTCGGTCAAGCCCTCTCCAAAGAACCCTTTGAAAGGGTTTATCCCTGGAAGAACAAATTTCCGCGATTGCACAAGCTCTACCTGAAGTACGAATATCACTCTCACCTGAGCCTGACTCGCCTCTTCCTCTCCCGCGAACAAATGAATGCGTTGGGTCTGCCCGACTGGGTACTGCCCTGGTACCCGGCCATGACCACACCCATGCGTGTCGCACGTGAGCTCTATACCCGGCTGGGCCCGGTCGACAGAAAGAAACTGGAGCGAAAAGGCCGTAAACAACAGCGGTACCGCATGCAGGCAGTTTTTGGAGAGCGAGCACACGGCATCATCAAACCTGACAAGAATCACCCCGCTCACCTTTGA
- a CDS encoding POTRA domain-containing protein translates to MGSPRWDKEEINSIALVLAQLSALLVRNNSDQSLATLEEDDIVIKPDLEGISSSDFSKAKQAIDAGYAAAIQVLGPPPRALTQAEQALPERLSSRETHPVIDDIIITNGGVVSDKVIRAMIRQQPGAPLDREKIREDISHIYALDYHDSIRYHLKNSEGRNQLFIEAEERDTSNTFAQIGLQFSDDMRGNGTFGLFGSLRIAGLNRYGGTAALLANLGSRPMLEGRFFQPIDHKLIFFVEPVAGYRSDSIDLYINNDIDEPAFATFRRTEVYGGLDAGAALFRQKGELRVGMQATGGDIETQVGIPFDIESYQDRYAFSRLSWDTYDNLAFPTKGIRAALEYQHHDPDFGADADYQRQLIELGFATTLAGFSLVAEADAAISEEEPGTEAIEPLGGFLRLSGLPPDSIWGNHSALGRLVVTRPLRRNLLLPSSVQIYAGASYETGNVWLNRDDVDTRSLLSGGSLFLGTHTPLGPGYLSLGYTEGDHYSFNIYFGHVFR, encoded by the coding sequence GTGGGGAGCCCGCGTTGGGACAAGGAAGAAATCAACTCCATCGCCCTGGTGCTTGCACAGCTGAGCGCCCTGCTGGTTCGTAATAACAGTGATCAGAGCCTGGCTACCCTTGAGGAAGATGACATTGTCATCAAGCCCGATCTGGAGGGCATTTCCAGCAGCGATTTCAGCAAGGCGAAACAGGCTATTGACGCGGGTTATGCGGCCGCCATTCAGGTGCTGGGGCCTCCCCCTCGTGCGCTAACGCAAGCCGAGCAGGCACTCCCCGAAAGGCTGTCCTCACGGGAGACCCATCCGGTCATTGATGACATCATTATTACCAACGGTGGTGTTGTCAGCGACAAGGTCATTCGCGCCATGATCAGACAGCAGCCCGGCGCACCCCTGGATCGCGAGAAAATTCGCGAGGATATTTCGCATATTTACGCACTGGATTACCACGACAGCATCCGCTATCACCTTAAAAACAGTGAGGGGCGCAACCAACTCTTCATTGAGGCGGAAGAACGGGACACCAGTAATACCTTTGCCCAGATCGGCCTTCAGTTTTCTGATGATATGCGCGGCAACGGTACTTTTGGCCTGTTTGGCTCATTACGGATCGCCGGGCTGAACCGTTACGGCGGTACCGCGGCCCTGCTGGCCAACCTTGGTTCTCGCCCCATGCTGGAAGGCCGCTTCTTCCAGCCTATCGATCACAAGCTCATTTTCTTTGTAGAGCCCGTGGCTGGCTATCGTTCTGACTCCATTGACCTTTATATCAACAACGACATTGATGAACCCGCTTTCGCCACCTTCCGACGCACAGAAGTGTATGGCGGACTGGATGCCGGGGCTGCGCTGTTTAGGCAAAAGGGGGAGCTGCGCGTTGGAATGCAGGCAACCGGCGGCGACATCGAGACTCAGGTCGGCATCCCCTTTGATATTGAGAGCTACCAGGATCGATACGCGTTCTCCCGGCTAAGCTGGGACACCTACGATAATCTCGCCTTTCCAACGAAGGGGATAAGAGCCGCTCTGGAATATCAGCATCATGACCCGGACTTCGGCGCCGATGCAGACTACCAGCGACAACTGATTGAGCTGGGGTTTGCCACTACTTTGGCTGGTTTCTCACTGGTAGCTGAGGCCGACGCGGCCATTTCTGAGGAGGAACCCGGCACGGAAGCAATCGAGCCACTGGGCGGTTTTCTTCGTTTGTCTGGCCTTCCGCCTGACAGCATCTGGGGCAATCACAGCGCCCTCGGCCGGCTGGTGGTAACGCGCCCATTGCGACGCAACCTGCTACTGCCCTCCTCTGTACAGATCTATGCCGGCGCGTCCTATGAAACGGGCAATGTATGGTTGAACCGTGACGACGTCGATACCCGCTCACTGCTTTCTGGCGGCAGTCTGTTTCTTGGCACTCATACCCCGCTCGGCCCGGGTTACCTTTCTCTGGGTTACACCGAAGGCGACCACTACTCCTTCAATATCTATTTCGGCCATGTTTTTCGATGA